A region of the Muricauda sp. MAR_2010_75 genome:
AAAGCAGAAGAGAAACAACTGGAATTGCTCAAAAAACACGAGGTAGATTTCATTGTATTGGCCCGATATATGCAGATAGTATCTCCAAAGTTGATTGATGTGTATCCGCAAAAAATCATCAATATCCACCATTCCTTTCTCCCTGCTTTTGTGGGTGCAAAACCTTATCATGCAGCTTTTGAACGCGGGGTAAAAATTATTGGGGCCACCAGTCATTATGTGACCTCGGAATTGGATGCCGGGCCGATAATTGAACAGGACGTTACGGCAGTTTCCCACTCGCACTCCATTAAGGATTTTATTGCCAAAGGAAGGGATTTGGAACGGATTGTGCTCTCCCGTGCAGTACAGCTTCATGTGGCCCGAAAAACCATGGTCTACAATAACAAGACGGTTATTTTCGCTTAATTCTATCGAATAAAAACCGATTTTTTACCGTTTCTAAGTAAATTTCACCCTAACTATAAAAAATTTACCATGAAACAAATACTGCTATGCGTATTGGTTTTTCAGCTTGTTGGGTGTACGGAACTGCAACAAGTTGTGAACCAATTGCCCCAAGGACCTACTGGAATCGGAAATGCTGAAATTGCCCAAGGGCTCAGGGAAGCCTTAAATATGGGTATTGAAAAACAAGTGAACAAACTGGCTCTGGAGAACGGGTTCTTCCGCAATGAACTGGTTAAAATTCTACTGCCCGAAGAATTACAAAAAGTGGACAAAACACTGCGTGATGTTGGACTTGGCAATCTGGCGGATGAAGGTCTAAGAATCATTAACAGGGCCGCCGAGGACGCTGTTGGCGAAGCAACTCCCATCTTTGTTGATGCCGTCAAGGGAATTACCTTTACTGATGCACGTCAGATTCTTTTGGGAAGCAACAACGCCGCAACGCAATATTTGGAAAATTCCACAAAGTCCAAACTCTACAACAAGTTCAATCCAATAATTAAGAATTCATTTCAAAAAGTTGGTGCTGACCAAATCTGGAGCAACATCATTACCCGATACAACAACCTGCCCCTTACCAATGATGTAAACCCGGATTTAACAGACTATACCACCAATGAGGCACTTGAGGGTGTATACACCATGATCGCGGTGGAAGAGCAAGAAATAAGGACTAAAATTTCTTCTAGAACGACAGATTTGTTAAAAAGGGTGTTTGCTCTTCAAGATTAATCATAATTTTTTTAGAATAATGCAATAAGTTCAAAATGTTGTCGTTATAAATTCAATTCAGCGAGACAATTATAACAAATTCCTAAAGTTAACTTAACCTTGACCTGAAGGTTAAACAGGAATTTTGTAAACAGAAGTTATCTGAGTTAGCATTTTTTTGAGTTAGTTAGTTTAAACCGGTGTTCGCACCGGTTTTTTTGTGGTAAAGTGCTCTTTTGGCTTGTATAGTCCGTCAAAGGCTATGGTTGCTTCTTTGTCTTGTAACACCTCCCAATGTTGCCGAACGGTCCCAATGTTATTTTTGAAGTGATTCGGTTGCTGTATATTTTACCATCATCCTTTTTATATTCTTAGGAAGTCAAGGTCTTTTGAAT
Encoded here:
- a CDS encoding DUF4197 domain-containing protein codes for the protein MKQILLCVLVFQLVGCTELQQVVNQLPQGPTGIGNAEIAQGLREALNMGIEKQVNKLALENGFFRNELVKILLPEELQKVDKTLRDVGLGNLADEGLRIINRAAEDAVGEATPIFVDAVKGITFTDARQILLGSNNAATQYLENSTKSKLYNKFNPIIKNSFQKVGADQIWSNIITRYNNLPLTNDVNPDLTDYTTNEALEGVYTMIAVEEQEIRTKISSRTTDLLKRVFALQD